ctgtcagagtgaccatcgggtccttggtcagggagatgaccttctccccagattggccagctctaggagatGTTGGTGGTTTCAAACTGTTTCCAtttaaagaatgatggagaccactgtgttcttgaggaccttcaatgctgcaaacatttttttggtacccttctccagatctgtgcctcgacacagtcctgtctcagagccctatggacaattccttcaacctcatggcttagtttttgctatgacatgcactgtcaactgtgggaccttatatagacaggtgtgtgcctttccaaatcttgtccaatcaatttaatttaccacaggtggactccaatcaagttgtagaaacatctcaaggatgatcaagggaaacaagatgcacctgagccgaatttcgagtctcatagcaaagagtctgaatactgaagtaaataaggtatctgtttatttttaatacatttgctaaaatttccaaaaacctgttttcgctttgtcattattggggtattgtgatgtcattattggggtattgtgatgtcattattggggtattgtgatgtcattctggggtattgtgatgtcattattggggtattgtgtgtagattgcggaGTTTCTatttcatttaatccattttagaataaggctgtaatgtaacaaaatgtggaaaaagtcaaggggtctgaatactttaaaactttttttcccccaactacctcgtaccccagtacacagactctgtactggtacctcttgtatattattttattgtgtCATTTTACTGTGTTACTATTTAatttataactttttaaatgcattttttggttaagggctcgtaagtaagcatttcactgttaagtTTAGActtcttgtattcggcgcatgatCACATTACATAAGCAtagtctctctcgctgtgtgtgtgtgtgtgtgtgtgtgtgtgtgtgtgtgtgtgtgtgtgtgtgtgtgtgtgtgtgtgtgtgtgtgtgtgtgtgtgtgtgtgtgtgtgtgtgtgtgagagagaaagaacatcAGGCAGGGAGTGTAAACCAGCTAGATAAGACTTTGGAATGCAACAATCGGGAAACTGGTTGAGAGATCTCTTGCTAAGTTCTGACATGAAACACAGAAGCGCTTGATGAGAGAAAgagttattttattatttcataaaCCTTTTGCTGTTTAACATGTAATATAATGTATTAAATGCGCAAGAAACAGTGAGATACATTACATTTAGAAagataaaaaattataaaaacatttataaaataagGCCTCCATACACAATCAAATTTTGAAACGGACCAAAAAAATCTCATAATATCCTTAAagttgaaatgtttttattttatttaactaggcaagtcagttaagaacaaattcttatttacaatgacggccttggaacagtgggttaactggtctaggaacagtgggttaactggtctaggaacagtgggttaactggtctaggaacagtgggttaactggcctaggaacagtgggttaactggtctaggaacagtgggttaactggtctaggaacatgtgggttaactggtctaggaacagtgggttttggcctaggaacagtgggttaactggcctaggaacagtgggttaactaccccggccaaacccggacgacactgggccaattgtcaTCATATACAATTCAAATATATCGAGCACCTTATTACTGAAGCATGtgtttgttttgattgtgttttgcttttcGTGTTTTGATGTGAGTGTTGAGGTGAATATTGAGGTGAGTATTGAGTGAGTATTGAGGTGAGTATTGAGGTGAATATTGAGTGAGTATTGAGTGAATATTGAGGTGAGTATTGAGGTGAGTATTGAGTAAATATTGAGGTGAGTATTGAGTGAATATTGAGGTGAGTATTGAGGTGAGTATTGAGTAAATATTGAGGTGAGTATTGAGGTGAGTATTGAGGTGAGTATTGAGGTGAGTATTGAGGTGAGTATTGAGGTGAGTATTGAGGTGAGTATTGAGGTGAGTATTGGGGTGAGTATTGAGTAAATATTGAGGTGAGTATTGAGGTGAGTATTGAGGTGAGTATTGAAGTGAGTATTGAGGTGAGTATTGAGGTGAGTATTGAGGTGAGTATTGAGGTGAGTATTGAGGTGAGTATTGAGGTGAGTATTGAGGTGAGTATTGGGGTGAGTATTGAGTAAATATTGAGGTGAGTATTGAGGTGAGTATTGAGGTGAGTATTGAGTAAATATTGAGGTGAGTATTGAGGTGACTATTGAGGTGAGTATTGAGTAAGTATTGAGGTGAGTATTGAGTGAGTATTGAGGTGAGTATTGAGTAAATATTGAGGTGAGTATTGAGGTGAGTATTGAGGTGAGTATTGAGTAAATATTGAGGTGAGTATTGAGGTGAGTATTGATGGTGAGTAAATATTGAGGTGAGTATTGAGTGAGTATTGGGGTGAGTATTGAGTGAATATTGAGGTGAGTATTGAGGTGAGTATTGAGTGAATATTGAGGTGAGTATTGAGGTGAGTATTGAGGTGAGTATTGAGGTGAGTATTGAGGTGAGTATTGGGGTGAGTATTGAGTAAATATTGAGGTGAGTATTGAGGTGAGTATTGAGGTGAGTATTGAGGTGAGTATTGAAGTGAGTATTGGGGTGAGTATTGATGTGAGTATTGAGTAAATATTGAGGTGAGTATTGAGGTGAGTATTGGGGTGAGTATTGAGTAAATATTGAGGTGAGTATTGAGGTGAGTATTGGGGTGAGTATTGAGGTGAGTATTGAGGTGAGTATTGAGTAAATATTGAAGTGAGTATTGAGGTGAGTATTGAGTAAATATTGATGTGAGTATTGATGTGAGTATTGAGGTGAGTATTGAGGTGAGTATTGAGGTGAGTATTGAGGTGAGTATTGAGATGAGTATTGAGGCGAGTATTGAGTAAATATTGAGGTGAGTATTGAGTAAATATTGAGGTGAGTATTGAGGTGAGTATTGAGTAAATATTGAGGTGAGTATTGAGGTGAGTATTGAGTAAATATTGAGGTGAGTATTGAGGTGAGTATTGAGGTGAGTATTGAGGTGAGTATTGAGGTGTATACAGGGTTCATCTGTAaaatagaccttggtctcagcatgactccctgtccaaataaaggttgaataaatataGGAGTTCACAACATTATCCCAGGACAAACAAAAGACAAGTCCTGCATATTCTCAGAACTGTAAAGTAGAGAGGCTGTTAGAGCTTCTACTGGACAGTGAGTACAAAAACCATTTCCCATCTGTACAGGACATGTGTTTCACAATAGTTACAATAACACTTTTTACCTGACATTAAAAACGGGCCGTTATTTATTTGGTGTGTATATTTATGAATGATGGCCAGCCTTAGGCTGGAGACATGCTCgctaacagggatgcaaactgaTTTGTGCATTTTAGAGCATTGAGCTTATTGTGCGTACGGACCAttcctgggatcttttatttgagCTATTGAAACATgtgactaacactttacatgttgcgttttatatacatttgttcagtataattcaaACGATAAAAGAAACCAAAcacaatttttaaaaattaaaacacGTCTGCATTCTGTGAACTacaaaatgagatggaacacCTTGGCACTCTGTTAATAAATGAGATGGAACACCTTGGCCCTCTGTTAATAAATGAGATGGAACACCTTGGCACTCTGTTAATAAATGAGATGGAACACCTTGACACTCTGTTATTAATAAATTAGATGTAACACCTTGGCACTCTGTTAATAAATGAGATGGAACACCTTGGCACTCTGTTAATAAATGAGATGGAACACCTTGGCACTCTGTTAATAAATGAGATGGAACACCTTGGCACTCTGTTAATAAATGAGATGGAACACCTTGGCACTCTATTAATAAATGAGATGGAACACCTTGGCACTCTGTTAATAAATGAGATGTAACACCTTGGCACTCTGTTAATAAATGAGATGGAACACCTTGGCACTCTGTTAATAAATGAGATGGAACACCTTGGCACTCTGTTAATAAATGAGATGGAACACCTTGGCACTCTGTTAATAAATGAGATGGAACACCTTGGCACTCTATTAATAAATGAGATGGAACACCTTGGCACTCTGTTAATAAATGAGATGGAACACCTTGACACTCTGTTATTAATAAATGAGATGGAACACCTTGGCACTCTGTTAATAAATGAGATGGAACACCTTGGCACTCTGTTAATAAATGAGATGGAACACCTTGGCCCTCTGTTAATAAATGAGATGGAACACCTTGGCACTCTGTTAATAAATGAGATGGAACACCTTGGCACTCTGTTATTAATAAATGAGATGGAACACCTTGACACTCTGTTATTAATAAATGAGATGGAACACCTTGACACTCTGTTAATAAATGAGATGGAACACCTTGACACTCTGTTATTAATAAATGAGATGGAACACCTTGGCACTCTGTTAATAAATGAGATGGAACACCTTGGCACTCTGTTAATAAATGAGATGGAACACCTTGGCACTCTGTTAATAAATGAGATGGAACACCTTGGCCCTCTGTTAATAAATGAGATGGAACACCTTGGCCCTCTGTTAATAAATGAGATGGAACACCTTGGCCCTCTGTTAATAAATGAGATGGAACACCTTGGCCCTCTGTTAATAAATTAGATGGAACACCTTGGCACTCTGTTAATAAATGAGACAGATTATTTGAGGGATGTGTGATGTCATTCATCCTTACACATTAACACGTGATAGTTTGTTCAGTCACATCCTTCTCCCCATCTAATCCCTCCCAATTACACCTGCCCTGATAGTCCTGCAATCTCCGATTACAACTGCCCTGGTAGTCTAGTCCTGCAGCAAAATTTGCACAATtcttatatattttacctttaactaggcaagtcagttaagaacagattcttattttcaatgacggcctaggaacagtgggttaactgcctgttcaggggcagaatgacagatttatactTTGTCatctctgggatttgaacttgcaaccttgtggttactagtccaacgctctaaccactaggctaccctgccaccccatattaTGTTCTATCCACTAACAAGTATCTACAGCAACATGGGTACCTCGAAAATAACCTTTCAAATGTATCCTCAATTGTCTGTAAATATTTCCAGATGATTAAAATGACCTGTGAATTAGCACATTTGTGAAAGATCGCTGTAATTGTGGGCAGGTTTGTGGGGAAATGTTCTGGCAAGGATGATGGTGTTTTCCAAAAAACGTGTAAAAGATTCACACATTGCCACCCAGATGGTGACCACCCAGTTGCAAAAGCGTCTCCAGGCAGTACTCAGCCTATCGCTGTAATCTGTAGCGGACTCTCTTAGTTCTCGCATGATAGTGCGCGCTATGCCGACAATCTCACCAACATAGGCTGTACCACCATTGACTTGTACCATCTCATCTACCTTCGTAAACAACTCCCTAACCTGCCGTTTGTTGTtcatggatgtgttgttgaagatACAGTATCTGCCACCACACATTTCCACAAGGTTTTTAAGATCCTCGTTTGCCTGTATATTTTGTTCAATGTTTTGGCTGCTGGGTCTATCACCATGTGTGAAAAGAACCACTGCATATTTTAAGGCCTCCTTACCAAATGCCTTTTTCAGTAAGTAAATTATCTCATCATCATTCTTTTCAAACCTGCCCAGCTCAATCACTAAGACAAAGGCATGCAGCCCCTCTTCAGCGAGCAGGCAACTCTTCATCATCTCATTAAACACATGCTGAGGAGTGTGTTTCCCCTTGGAGAGGCCAGGTGTGTCTATCACCTTGACTTCCCTTCCTGCCACTACTGCTGATTTGGCCTCGCTTTTTTCTGTTACTGAGTTAAAGCTACAGTCAGACCTGAACTGCTCTGATCCTCTCAGACCCAAAATGGTGTTTCCTGATGCACTCTTCCCAACTCCACTTCTGCCCAGTAACACAATTCTTCTCTCAGCTGAGCTCTCCGTGGTGTTTTCTGATGCACTCTTCCCAACTCCACTTCTGCCCAGTAACACAATTCTTCTCTCAGCTGAGCTCTCCGTGGTGTTTTCTGAATTCATGTTGGAAGCTGATGAAGAAGATGAAGCTGATGAAGCTGATGAAGAAGATGAAGCTGATGAAGCTGATGAAGAAAAAGCAAATttgtaaaacacttttttttttgagTTAATAGAACGACTGATACTGACAATTGTCTCAATAATGTTAttatattaattaattaatcatgTTATTATATTAATTATCCCCAGATGTCCTTTTCAAATGGAAGACACACTTTAACCCGCTTGTCTTTAACAACAGTTTCTACAGGAACAACATTTACAGTACTCACTAGTCTTTTGGAGTGATTCTAGTTTGGTCAGAAGATTGTTAACCTGATCACGACTCTCTATCTTATTGTTGAACAGATAGCACCTCCCCTGGAATTTCATCACTGCTTCACGGAAGTCTTCAGCTCCTTCTTCTTGAATCATGTCATCCACTGTCAGCTCATCTGCCATGTCACCATGTGTCAACAGGATACAGCTTCTTTCCATTCCCTCTTTACCAACTATGTCTTCAATTCTCTCCACGGCTTCTTGCTCTCCCTTTGTGAACCTGTCCACTTTTATTACCACAAGGAAAACACAGGGGACAGGAGCTTCCATGGCCCGCTTGCACTCTGCCTCAATCAGTCCATCAGAGCTGTTAGTGCTGAAAATACCCACAGTGTCCACCACAGAGATATTACGACCATTAATTACGCACATTTCTTCTGCACAATCTTTTGTCACACTTTTGACTAAACTCCGTTTGGACAGAAACGCTTTTCTTC
Above is a window of Oncorhynchus tshawytscha isolate Ot180627B linkage group LG30, Otsh_v2.0, whole genome shotgun sequence DNA encoding:
- the LOC112237817 gene encoding GTPase IMAP family member 8-like, with amino-acid sequence MAESRMAESPHLRIVLLGKTGVGKSASGNTILGRKAFLSKRSLVKSVTKDCAEEMCVINGRNISVVDTVGIFSTNSSDGLIEAECKRAMEAPVPCVFLVVIKVDRFTKGEQEAVERIEDIVGKEGMERSCILLTHGDMADELTVDDMIQEEGAEDFREAVMKFQGRCYLFNNKIESRDQVNNLLTKLESLQKTTSSASSSSSASSASSSSSASNMNSENTTESSAERRIVLLGRSGVGKSASENTTESSAERRIVLLGRSGVGKSASGNTILGLRGSEQFRSDCSFNSVTEKSEAKSAVVAGREVKVIDTPGLSKGKHTPQHVFNEMMKSCLLAEEGLHAFVLVIELGRFEKNDDEIIYLLKKAFGKEALKYAVVLFTHGDRPSSQNIEQNIQANEDLKNLVEMCGGRYCIFNNTSMNNKRQVRELFTKVDEMVQVNGGTAYVGEIVGIARTIMRELRESATDYSDRLSTAWRRFCNWVVTIWVAMCESFTRFLENTIILARTFPHKPAHNYSDLSQMC